A genome region from Haloarcula rubripromontorii includes the following:
- a CDS encoding phage repressor protein, which yields MTGSDDAILEFLKDTGAGHNYQGIVNNFEDRGVKISYKTITRRLPKLKEADLVRILPGKGKYYAITERGEAYLEGEADLRDEPDPS from the coding sequence ATGACAGGAAGCGATGATGCCATCCTGGAATTTTTGAAAGACACCGGTGCCGGTCACAATTACCAAGGTATCGTGAACAATTTCGAGGATAGAGGAGTCAAAATATCGTATAAAACTATCACTCGGAGATTGCCAAAGCTCAAAGAGGCAGATCTCGTTCGAATTCTTCCTGGGAAGGGGAAGTATTACGCCATCACCGAGCGCGGCGAAGCATATCTCGAAGGGGAAGCCGACCTTCGCGACGAACCGGACCCAAGCTAA
- a CDS encoding antitoxin VapB family protein gives MGTKHVRLDEDVYEAIRARKHEDETFSEAVERLIGGPSLLDLAGILSDDEADAFREAVDDVDAADEEDLDDLVDRFEGA, from the coding sequence ATGGGGACGAAGCACGTCCGCCTCGACGAGGACGTATACGAGGCGATTCGCGCACGGAAGCACGAGGACGAGACCTTCTCGGAGGCCGTCGAGCGGCTCATCGGTGGGCCGTCGCTGCTGGACCTCGCCGGCATTCTCTCCGACGACGAGGCCGACGCGTTCCGTGAGGCGGTCGACGACGTGGATGCCGCCGACGAAGAGGACCTCGACGACCTCGTCGACCGCTTCGAGGGCGCATGA
- a CDS encoding tyrosine-type recombinase/integrase: MSDEPDADELLDELRDMVGASDDLESVEPREAFDLWMQQQEMADSTAQSYRYRVQPFLEYCDEAGIDDLSDLTTRDIKEFEACRWNSDLQRNTLNNQFGTLRLWFEYCRDLNAVSEDVFRAWEVPDLSKEDRVNTAKLITDRAQGILDELDQFRYASREHVLMLLLWRTTARIGTLRSLDLCDVYLDDGDRQRLRAELEGEGFAPHVVESILDEASLPFLYPRHRSESETPLKNKTGGERVINIADWVADVVRGYLRVNRSDIVDEYGREPLFSSKKGSGRLSKSAMRNWVYVLTQPCEFGGRCPHDRDPEECEAREHGQGSKCPSSRSPHKIRTGAITHHRDQGWPTPDLAQKANTSEELIEGVYDQPEQLIRGASRREHLDKLDNSDSS, from the coding sequence GTGAGCGACGAACCCGACGCCGACGAGCTGCTGGACGAACTTCGCGATATGGTCGGCGCTTCAGACGATCTCGAATCGGTCGAGCCCCGCGAGGCGTTTGACCTTTGGATGCAGCAGCAGGAGATGGCCGATTCAACGGCCCAGTCGTATCGTTATCGCGTTCAGCCGTTCTTGGAGTACTGCGATGAGGCTGGTATCGATGACCTGAGTGATCTAACGACGCGCGATATAAAGGAGTTCGAAGCCTGTCGTTGGAATTCGGACCTGCAGCGGAACACACTGAATAACCAGTTCGGGACGCTCCGGCTGTGGTTTGAGTACTGCCGGGATCTGAACGCGGTGTCGGAAGATGTGTTTCGGGCGTGGGAGGTACCAGACCTCTCCAAGGAAGACCGGGTAAACACGGCGAAACTCATCACCGACCGCGCTCAGGGGATTTTAGACGAACTGGATCAGTTCAGATACGCCTCGCGGGAGCATGTTCTGATGCTCTTGCTGTGGCGGACGACCGCCCGAATCGGCACGCTCCGGTCACTGGATCTGTGTGATGTTTATCTCGATGATGGGGACAGGCAACGCCTGCGTGCAGAACTCGAAGGCGAGGGCTTCGCTCCTCATGTTGTCGAGAGCATCCTCGACGAGGCGTCGCTACCTTTTTTGTATCCCCGGCATCGCTCGGAGTCTGAAACGCCGCTGAAGAACAAGACTGGTGGTGAGCGTGTCATCAATATCGCCGATTGGGTGGCTGATGTTGTCCGCGGGTATCTCCGTGTCAACCGTTCGGATATTGTGGATGAGTACGGCCGTGAGCCGTTGTTCAGTTCGAAGAAGGGGTCGGGCAGACTGTCGAAGTCCGCGATGCGGAATTGGGTGTATGTCCTGACCCAGCCGTGTGAGTTTGGCGGTCGGTGCCCTCATGACCGAGACCCGGAGGAGTGTGAGGCTCGCGAGCATGGTCAGGGGTCGAAGTGTCCGAGCTCGCGGAGCCCACATAAGATTCGCACTGGTGCGATCACGCATCATCGTGATCAGGGCTGGCCGACTCCAGATCTTGCCCAGAAGGCAAACACGAGCGAGGAGTTGATTGAGGGCGTCTACGACCAGCCAGAACAGCTTATTCGCGGTGCTTCACGGCGCGAACATCTGGATAAGCTCGACAATTCAGATAGTAGTTAA
- a CDS encoding type II toxin-antitoxin system VapC family toxin, protein MILDTSFLIDLMNGQSDAVTQAGQLDAMPVVERIPAQVVYELYVGVGYTETPDAEVEKIQSILDTRPIEETTPEIARLAGRINGSLKREGEQVSTGDMLIGATARHFGEPVVTGNPADFEPIPDIDIERY, encoded by the coding sequence ATGATCCTCGACACGTCGTTTCTGATCGACCTGATGAACGGCCAGTCCGATGCCGTCACGCAGGCCGGGCAACTCGACGCGATGCCCGTCGTCGAGCGCATCCCGGCACAGGTCGTCTACGAGCTGTACGTCGGCGTCGGCTACACCGAGACACCCGACGCGGAGGTCGAGAAGATTCAGTCGATTCTCGATACGCGCCCCATCGAAGAGACGACGCCGGAGATCGCACGGCTCGCCGGCCGCATCAACGGCAGTCTGAAACGCGAGGGCGAACAGGTCTCGACCGGCGATATGCTGATCGGCGCGACCGCGCGCCACTTCGGCGAGCCCGTCGTGACCGGGAATCCGGCCGACTTCGAGCCAATTCCCGATATCGACATCGAACGCTACTGA